Proteins found in one Campylobacter sp. MG1 genomic segment:
- a CDS encoding lactate/malate family dehydrogenase, with protein sequence MKSVGIIGIGAVGSAASFMLSSRNIANELILYDKIENLALASKMDLEDSLEYTNSNTKIKAAKNLSELIKCDIIVLSFTTCIMQDRTFELRRNYEALKDIILELDGFAGIFVIATNPNDSIVYYAQKLSKLPSFRVLGTGTSLDSARLKIHIANDLNINYKSFNAYMLGEHGDTQFIYESQIRIADKNLNEIYKNLKLNINELENDTRFKGGKIFQVKKKTEFGIGSTIARVIKAIFEDENLIIPLSFAQGDLAYSRPVILGENGIKKVLDLNLNNEEREKLEISKDYIRKTINSIVNFL encoded by the coding sequence ATGAAATCAGTGGGAATTATAGGAATTGGTGCTGTTGGTTCGGCCGCAAGTTTTATGCTAAGTTCTCGTAATATTGCTAATGAGCTTATACTATATGACAAAATAGAAAATTTAGCTTTAGCCTCTAAAATGGACTTAGAAGATAGTTTAGAATATACAAATTCAAATACTAAAATCAAAGCTGCAAAAAATCTTTCTGAACTAATAAAGTGCGATATTATAGTATTATCATTTACTACTTGCATAATGCAAGATAGAACTTTTGAATTAAGAAGGAATTATGAAGCTCTAAAAGATATTATATTAGAACTTGATGGCTTTGCTGGAATTTTTGTAATAGCAACAAACCCAAATGATAGTATAGTATATTATGCACAAAAACTAAGCAAACTACCATCTTTTAGAGTTTTAGGAACAGGGACTTCGCTTGATAGTGCAAGATTAAAAATACATATTGCAAATGATTTAAATATAAATTATAAAAGTTTCAACGCCTATATGTTAGGTGAGCATGGTGATACTCAATTCATATATGAAAGTCAAATTAGAATTGCTGATAAAAATTTAAATGAAATATATAAAAATTTAAAGCTAAACATAAATGAATTAGAAAACGATACTAGATTTAAAGGTGGAAAAATTTTTCAAGTTAAGAAAAAAACCGAATTTGGTATAGGTAGTACAATAGCTAGAGTAATTAAAGCTATATTTGAAGATGAGAATTTAATAATACCTTTAAGTTTTGCTCAAGGAGATTTAGCTTATTCAAGACCTGTTATTTTGGGAGAAAATGGCATAAAAAAGGTATTAGATTTAAATTTAAATAATGAAGAAAGAGAAAAATTAGAAATTTCAAAAGATTATATAAGAAAAACTATAAATTCAATAGTTAATTTTTTATAG
- the metK gene encoding methionine adenosyltransferase yields MYLFTSEVVSAGHPDKCADIIADSIVDLHINYDKNARVASEVFVAGKNVIIGGEIKSNLKVSESEYEEVVKNALIKIGYKENSHFSKAECLHPSDVKVQVLLNEQSNDINQGVDQESGEIGAGDQGMMFGFASSEAPEFMPAAIFYARMICNKVYEYALNNPHEFGVDIKTQVTIDYESKENYENCKPKKIHTIVVSAPSVSSLSLDEVRSKIMNLICNSGLPKELFNKDDCIIYINPTGRYVNHSSLHDSGLTGRKLIVDSFGGYSPIGGGAQSSKDYTKVDRSGLYAARYVAKNIVASGLAKKCIVQISYAIGIAKPISVNVDCMGTNASVDDNILSAFVERNFALTPRWIKEKFRLDEPSKAGFSYADVATYGQVGVASYPWEQLDSINIFKGLLK; encoded by the coding sequence ATGTATTTATTTACAAGTGAAGTAGTAAGTGCAGGACACCCTGATAAATGTGCTGATATCATTGCTGATAGCATTGTTGATTTGCATATAAATTATGATAAAAACGCTCGCGTTGCTAGTGAGGTTTTTGTCGCTGGAAAGAATGTAATAATTGGTGGAGAGATTAAATCTAATTTAAAGGTTAGTGAAAGTGAATATGAAGAAGTAGTTAAAAACGCTTTAATTAAAATAGGTTATAAAGAAAATTCTCATTTTAGCAAGGCTGAATGCTTACACCCAAGTGATGTTAAAGTGCAAGTGTTATTAAACGAGCAAAGTAATGATATTAATCAAGGCGTAGATCAAGAAAGTGGAGAAATAGGAGCAGGTGATCAAGGTATGATGTTTGGCTTTGCAAGTAGCGAAGCACCTGAATTTATGCCTGCTGCGATTTTTTATGCGAGAATGATTTGTAATAAAGTATATGAATATGCTCTAAATAATCCACATGAATTTGGAGTAGATATTAAAACTCAAGTTACAATTGATTATGAGAGCAAGGAAAATTATGAAAATTGTAAGCCTAAAAAAATCCATACAATAGTAGTTTCAGCTCCAAGTGTAAGTAGCCTAAGTCTTGATGAAGTTCGCTCAAAAATTATGAATTTAATTTGTAATTCGGGCTTACCAAAAGAGCTATTTAATAAAGATGATTGCATTATTTATATTAATCCAACAGGAAGATATGTAAACCACTCAAGCCTTCACGATAGTGGCTTAACAGGAAGAAAATTAATAGTGGATAGTTTTGGTGGATATAGCCCAATAGGAGGAGGTGCACAAAGCTCAAAAGATTACACAAAAGTTGATAGAAGTGGGCTTTATGCAGCTAGATATGTAGCAAAAAATATAGTTGCAAGTGGCTTAGCTAAAAAATGTATAGTGCAAATTAGCTATGCAATAGGAATTGCAAAACCAATTAGCGTAAATGTTGATTGTATGGGGACAAATGCAAGTGTTGATGATAATATTTTAAGTGCATTTGTTGAAAGAAATTTCGCATTAACTCCTAGATGGATTAAAGAAAAATTTAGATTAGATGAGCCTAGTAAAGCTGGATTTTCTTATGCTGATGTTGCAACTTATGGGCAAGTTGGAGTTGCAAGTTATCCTTGGGAGCAGCTTGATAGTATTAATATTTTTAAAGGATTATTAAAATGA
- the sstT gene encoding serine/threonine transporter SstT, with amino-acid sequence MNVLASMVKRYKSTNLIIQILIGIVLGILVGLFVPDFVDFTSLMGSLFVGALKAIAPMLVFILVLSAISTREYGNGTKKLRKVIILYLIGTFLASVCAVIASFLFPTTLHLQISNSVSITPPASISIVFKDLIFKMVDNPVNALVTGNYIGILTWAIAAGIALKSSSKEAKKILIDLNESVVKVVRFIVRLAPFGIFGLVSDSVKTAGVESMANYIQLLFVLVGTMLFITFIINPLMVFMVTRKNPYPLVWVCIKHSAIYAFFTRSSAANIPVNMALCSKINVDKELYGVSIPLGATINMAGAAVTIAILALAAVHTLGLNITFTQALLLSFLAAFAACGASGVAGGSLLLVPLACSLFGINDDIAMQVVGVGFIIGVIQDSVETALNSSTDVLFSAICSDTEVDISRV; translated from the coding sequence ATGAATGTTTTAGCTTCTATGGTTAAAAGGTATAAGAGTACAAATTTAATTATACAAATTTTAATCGGTATTGTTTTAGGTATTTTAGTTGGGTTATTTGTTCCTGATTTTGTTGATTTTACATCTTTAATGGGTAGTTTATTTGTTGGGGCTTTAAAGGCTATTGCGCCTATGCTGGTTTTTATATTAGTTTTAAGTGCTATATCTACTCGTGAATATGGTAATGGAACTAAAAAATTAAGAAAAGTTATAATTTTATATTTAATTGGAACATTTTTAGCATCAGTTTGTGCTGTTATTGCTAGTTTTTTATTCCCTACAACTTTGCATTTGCAAATTTCAAATAGTGTAAGTATAACCCCACCTGCAAGTATATCAATAGTATTTAAAGACTTAATTTTTAAAATGGTTGATAATCCTGTTAATGCCCTTGTAACAGGCAATTATATAGGAATTTTAACTTGGGCTATTGCTGCTGGAATTGCTCTTAAATCAAGTTCAAAAGAAGCTAAAAAAATTTTAATTGACTTAAATGAAAGTGTAGTAAAAGTTGTTCGTTTTATAGTTCGCCTTGCACCATTTGGTATTTTTGGTCTTGTTAGTGATAGTGTTAAAACTGCTGGTGTTGAATCTATGGCAAATTATATTCAATTATTGTTTGTTTTAGTTGGCACTATGCTTTTTATTACATTTATAATTAACCCATTAATGGTATTCATGGTTACTAGAAAAAATCCTTATCCATTAGTTTGGGTTTGCATAAAACACTCAGCAATTTATGCATTTTTTACAAGAAGTTCAGCTGCAAATATTCCTGTAAATATGGCACTATGTTCAAAAATTAATGTTGATAAAGAATTATATGGAGTATCAATTCCACTAGGTGCTACAATTAATATGGCTGGAGCTGCTGTTACGATAGCTATTTTAGCACTTGCTGCTGTTCATACATTAGGTCTTAATATTACTTTTACACAGGCTTTATTGCTTAGCTTTTTAGCTGCATTTGCTGCTTGTGGAGCTAGTGGGGTTGCTGGTGGCTCACTTTTACTTGTTCCTTTAGCGTGTTCATTATTTGGGATAAATGATGATATTGCTATGCAAGTAGTTGGGGTTGGCTTTATAATTGGAGTTATTCAAGATAGTGTTGAAACAGCTTTAAATAGTTCTACTGATGTATTATTTTCAGCAATTTGCTCAGATACTGAAGTTGATATAAGTAGGGTATAA
- a CDS encoding M3 family oligoendopeptidase, whose protein sequence is MEWDLSIIYKNKEELYKILKDLENQANDFALKYENNLKNEKEFENIISKLESIYNELSRAGAYAYLHFAKDSANGAFLQEISTICTNIESKLVFFEIEFCELENAQEIANNCKKYSYMLNNWLKAKKYQLSKSNEQVFMKMNINGKEAFSRLFDEYLSNITFKLDLKKISEEELLSKLYSPDRALRKRAADALTKGLKKNIKTLCFIFNMIKNNHLSECELRGYENPMQARNLSNQIEDESVKSLIKAAENNYHLVENYYNKKREILGLKELKDYDRYAPLYDDISNDWDFEKSCKVVKDTFNKFSPKFAELMQKALDNKALDVYPAKNKRSGAFSYGINPQPFVMLNHTNNRRDLFTLAHELGHLIHQSLAGENLGYFNANTPLTTAETASVFAEMLVYDAIKDTLSPKDKKALLASKIEDIFATFFRQINFTNYEIALHNHEGELSVDEFCDLWLAEGQKMFGSSVKLRKKYKYWFSYIPHFIHSPFYCYAYSYAQLLVLALFGLYKSGKCANFVELYTEFLASGGSRSPAELVGLFGLDLNSDEFWQLGINEIAKMVKEFCE, encoded by the coding sequence ATGGAATGGGATTTAAGTATAATTTATAAAAACAAAGAAGAATTATATAAAATTTTAAAAGATTTAGAAAATCAAGCAAACGATTTTGCTTTAAAATACGAAAATAATTTAAAAAATGAAAAAGAATTTGAAAATATCATTTCAAAATTAGAAAGCATTTATAATGAGTTAAGCCGTGCTGGAGCTTATGCGTATTTACATTTTGCAAAAGATAGTGCAAATGGAGCGTTTTTACAAGAAATAAGCACAATTTGCACTAATATTGAAAGTAAATTGGTGTTTTTTGAAATTGAGTTTTGCGAATTAGAAAACGCACAAGAAATTGCAAATAATTGTAAAAAATATTCATATATGCTAAATAATTGGCTAAAAGCTAAAAAATATCAATTAAGCAAAAGCAACGAGCAAGTATTTATGAAAATGAATATAAATGGTAAAGAAGCATTTTCAAGATTATTTGATGAATACTTAAGTAATATTACCTTTAAACTTGATTTAAAAAAAATCAGCGAAGAAGAACTATTAAGCAAACTTTATAGCCCTGATAGAGCTTTAAGAAAAAGAGCAGCCGATGCACTTACAAAAGGACTTAAGAAAAATATAAAAACTCTATGCTTTATTTTTAATATGATTAAAAATAATCACTTAAGTGAATGCGAGCTAAGGGGCTATGAAAATCCTATGCAAGCAAGGAATTTGAGTAATCAAATTGAAGATGAAAGTGTAAAAAGCCTAATAAAAGCAGCCGAAAATAATTATCATTTAGTAGAAAATTATTACAATAAAAAGCGTGAAATTCTAGGTCTTAAAGAATTAAAAGACTATGATAGATACGCTCCACTTTATGATGATATTAGCAATGATTGGGATTTTGAGAAATCTTGTAAAGTTGTAAAAGATACTTTTAATAAATTTAGCCCAAAATTTGCTGAACTTATGCAAAAAGCACTTGATAATAAAGCCCTTGATGTATACCCTGCTAAAAATAAGCGTAGTGGAGCATTTAGCTATGGCATAAATCCTCAACCATTTGTAATGCTAAATCATACAAATAATAGAAGAGATTTATTCACTTTAGCACACGAATTAGGGCATTTAATCCATCAAAGTCTAGCAGGAGAAAATCTAGGGTATTTTAATGCAAATACTCCGCTAACTACAGCTGAAACTGCTAGTGTTTTTGCTGAAATGCTAGTTTATGACGCTATTAAAGATACACTTAGCCCTAAGGATAAAAAAGCACTTTTAGCAAGTAAAATTGAAGATATATTCGCAACATTTTTTAGACAAATTAATTTTACAAATTACGAAATCGCTCTACATAATCACGAAGGTGAATTAAGTGTTGATGAGTTTTGCGACTTATGGCTAGCTGAAGGACAAAAAATGTTTGGTAGTAGCGTAAAACTACGCAAAAAATACAAATATTGGTTTAGCTATATCCCACATTTTATCCATTCGCCGTTTTACTGCTACGCGTATTCTTACGCACAATTATTAGTTTTAGCATTATTTGGGCTTTATAAGAGTGGAAAATGTGCTAATTTCGTAGAGCTTTATACAGAATTTTTAGCAAGTGGCGGAAGTCGCTCTCCGGCTGAATTGGTAGGACTTTTTGGACTTGATTTAAATAGTGATGAGTTTTGGCAATTAGGAATTAATGAAATTGCTAAAATGGTTAAGGAATTTTGCGAATGA
- a CDS encoding ATP-dependent helicase, which translates to MNYLDRLNPAQKQAATFVDGSLLILAGAGTGKTQTMISRLVYLISEVGISPESILSLTFTNKAAASMKERAIKMLNEIGFDGKLPILSTFHSFGMDFLSEYVELLDGRRRKNYRLLDTDDKKDIVKNLVLDRIKLNDPNFLQKKDAEILKEEREYLSEQTKFALSYIEKVKNTLEFESLNSFHEIYLDYESILASSNLIDFDDLIVLPHDILKDNPAMAKRVSEKYSYIMVDEYQDTNLAQLKLLKLLCKAHQNIVVVGDDDQSIYSFRHARVQNILGFSDDFQDAKIIKLEENYRSTKTILEHANSVIANNKSRYGKELFTNNTYDDNISKLDNHYEVVYEIKRLIDSGVKHNEICIIYRMNMSANFMEPRLISENIPYKVIGSVPFFERAEIKLLLNYLRLYVDHNDNIAFRKIINMPKRKFGEKALQKLESIATKHSLFESLKDNLAIFKNKEIEMFVDLFTSTQDKFALFLNKLLDLEVHKLFDNVKIREENCGLFFDIVRRECGFNADITKLTNLLNKIVLQEQILRESNECINLLSIHASKGLEFEYVFLIDCDSGKMPCTYIKNVDIEEERRLLYVAITRAKKKFYLQYDLTNPSIFVTEIMFKKEEKKEKLIESYDEFKINSLVSHKIFGIGKVVGTDGNTISVNFQGNIKKINKDFIKLI; encoded by the coding sequence ATGAATTATTTAGATAGACTAAATCCTGCTCAAAAACAAGCCGCTACATTTGTAGATGGAAGTTTATTAATCTTAGCTGGTGCTGGAACTGGCAAAACCCAAACAATGATTAGCAGATTAGTCTATTTAATAAGTGAAGTTGGAATTAGCCCTGAATCAATTTTAAGCCTTACATTTACAAATAAAGCCGCAGCTTCAATGAAAGAAAGAGCTATAAAAATGCTAAATGAAATAGGTTTTGATGGTAAATTGCCAATTCTTAGCACTTTTCATAGTTTTGGAATGGATTTTTTAAGTGAATATGTAGAATTACTTGATGGTCGTAGGCGAAAAAATTATAGATTACTTGATACCGATGATAAGAAAGACATTGTAAAAAATTTAGTTTTGGATAGGATTAAATTAAACGACCCAAATTTTTTACAAAAAAAAGATGCAGAAATATTAAAAGAAGAAAGAGAATACTTAAGTGAGCAAACAAAATTTGCTCTTTCTTATATAGAAAAAGTAAAAAATACTTTAGAATTTGAATCATTAAATTCTTTTCATGAAATATATTTAGATTACGAAAGTATTTTGGCAAGTAGTAATTTAATTGATTTTGATGATTTAATCGTTTTACCACACGATATTTTAAAAGATAATCCAGCTATGGCAAAAAGAGTTAGTGAAAAATATTCTTATATAATGGTAGATGAGTATCAAGATACAAATTTAGCTCAATTAAAATTATTAAAATTATTATGTAAGGCTCATCAAAATATCGTTGTTGTTGGCGATGATGATCAAAGTATTTATTCATTTCGCCACGCAAGAGTTCAAAATATATTAGGATTTTCTGATGATTTTCAAGACGCAAAAATTATAAAACTTGAAGAAAATTATAGAAGTACTAAAACTATCCTAGAACACGCAAATAGCGTGATAGCAAACAATAAATCAAGATATGGAAAAGAACTTTTTACAAATAATACTTATGATGATAATATTAGCAAACTTGATAATCACTATGAAGTAGTTTATGAGATTAAAAGATTGATTGATAGTGGCGTAAAACATAATGAAATTTGTATTATTTATAGAATGAATATGAGCGCAAATTTTATGGAGCCGAGATTAATTAGTGAAAATATACCTTATAAAGTTATAGGTTCAGTGCCGTTTTTTGAAAGAGCTGAGATAAAATTGCTTTTAAATTATTTAAGACTTTATGTTGATCATAATGATAATATTGCTTTTAGAAAAATCATAAATATGCCTAAAAGAAAATTTGGAGAAAAGGCATTACAAAAACTTGAAAGTATCGCTACAAAGCATTCTTTATTTGAGAGTTTAAAGGATAATTTAGCAATTTTTAAAAATAAAGAAATAGAAATGTTTGTAGATTTATTTACTAGCACACAGGATAAATTTGCTTTATTTTTGAATAAATTATTAGACTTAGAAGTTCATAAATTATTTGATAATGTAAAGATTAGAGAAGAAAATTGTGGATTATTTTTTGATATTGTTAGAAGAGAATGTGGCTTTAATGCTGATATCACAAAGCTTACAAATTTATTAAATAAAATTGTTTTACAAGAGCAAATTTTAAGAGAAAGTAATGAATGTATAAATCTTTTAAGTATTCATGCAAGTAAGGGACTTGAGTTTGAATATGTGTTTTTAATTGATTGTGATAGTGGCAAAATGCCTTGCACTTATATTAAAAATGTAGATATAGAAGAAGAGCGAAGACTTTTATATGTTGCAATTACTAGAGCAAAAAAGAAATTTTATTTACAATATGATTTAACAAATCCTAGTATTTTTGTAACTGAAATAATGTTTAAAAAAGAAGAAAAAAAAGAAAAATTAATTGAAAGTTATGATGAATTTAAAATAAATTCTTTAGTATCTCATAAAATATTTGGCATAGGTAAGGTTGTAGGAACTGATGGTAATACAATAAGTGTCAATTTTCAAGGGAATATTAAAAAAATAAATAAAGATTTTATAAAATTAATTTAA
- a CDS encoding OmpP1/FadL family transporter yields MNKIILSFVVSGSLLASNYRLVHLSSDGVALSSSNLAKSFSADAAFINPANMAFLGDKPRLHTSINYYNISGSRYKNNLKTVNGKPYLNASDTHGKEFTFFLPTIAAVYPINDRHYVGLAGYSDFAAVYGWNGDYAKALIDTMDIRGGTLAISYAYKASSELSFGASLKVNYAKVKYSLIKDNAKNPRYVPVDGRKPILTVYDDNGVSQNIYPSFAYSGSGKADTKYTLGYSLSATYRPDYFDNKLSFSLLYNSSHNNRFRGNFDFKMSKFAMHDFMYSLIPSSLENINPSDNKKMGELLGMAIGYASVITETVNPITGKPQKSQDDTVHYSGPMATSMLYPANVNLGIAYEHGKHEFMFNIGRTFWKKSKELSIDINVPNMPGKLQELAYKLGEACKQQDLCKDGEQLNPIKVITEASKLAASLSPDERKQIQEYILANFIKQSFDQGYKDTTLISLGYRYNYSDELSFMLGFATEDSPVRRQKISFLAKDSRMYMYSAGVEYRFDKQLTLSLSGAYQHYADIEINNVDNLLLYSSGKFSRQSNQIINLGINYEF; encoded by the coding sequence ATGAATAAGATAATCTTATCATTTGTTGTTAGTGGTAGCTTACTAGCTTCAAATTATAGGCTTGTCCATCTAAGTTCAGATGGTGTAGCTTTATCTAGCTCGAACCTTGCAAAAAGCTTTAGTGCTGATGCTGCTTTTATTAATCCAGCGAATATGGCATTTTTAGGCGATAAACCTAGGCTTCATACTAGTATTAATTATTATAATATTAGTGGTTCTAGATATAAAAATAATTTAAAAACAGTAAATGGTAAGCCTTATTTAAATGCAAGTGATACACATGGTAAGGAATTTACATTTTTTTTACCTACTATTGCTGCGGTTTATCCTATTAATGATAGACACTATGTAGGACTTGCCGGATATTCAGATTTTGCAGCTGTTTATGGCTGGAATGGAGATTATGCTAAAGCATTAATAGATACTATGGATATTCGTGGCGGAACTCTTGCTATATCTTATGCTTACAAGGCTAGTAGTGAATTGAGTTTTGGTGCTAGTTTGAAAGTAAATTATGCTAAAGTTAAGTATTCTTTAATAAAAGACAATGCGAAAAATCCAAGATATGTTCCAGTTGATGGTCGTAAACCTATTTTGACAGTTTATGATGATAATGGAGTTTCTCAAAATATATATCCTAGTTTTGCATATAGCGGTAGTGGAAAGGCTGATACAAAATACACATTAGGATATTCATTATCAGCTACATATAGACCTGATTATTTTGATAATAAGTTGAGTTTTTCATTGTTATACAATTCATCACATAATAATCGTTTTAGGGGTAATTTTGATTTTAAAATGTCTAAATTTGCCATGCATGATTTTATGTATTCATTAATCCCTAGTTCATTAGAAAATATAAACCCTAGTGATAATAAAAAAATGGGTGAGTTGCTTGGTATGGCTATAGGATATGCTTCTGTTATAACCGAAACTGTAAATCCTATTACAGGTAAACCACAAAAATCACAAGATGATACAGTTCATTATAGTGGACCTATGGCTACTAGTATGCTTTATCCTGCAAATGTAAATTTAGGTATAGCTTATGAACATGGAAAGCATGAATTTATGTTTAATATAGGTAGGACATTTTGGAAAAAGAGTAAAGAGCTTAGCATAGATATAAATGTTCCAAATATGCCAGGTAAATTACAAGAGTTGGCTTATAAGTTAGGTGAAGCATGTAAACAACAAGATTTATGTAAAGATGGTGAACAACTTAACCCTATTAAAGTTATAACAGAAGCTAGTAAATTAGCAGCTAGTTTAAGTCCAGATGAACGCAAACAAATACAAGAGTATATATTAGCTAATTTTATTAAGCAAAGTTTTGATCAAGGATATAAAGATACCACATTAATTAGCTTAGGCTATAGATATAATTATAGTGATGAGCTATCGTTTATGTTGGGTTTTGCTACTGAAGATAGCCCAGTAAGAAGACAAAAAATAAGCTTCTTAGCAAAGGATAGTAGAATGTATATGTATTCAGCTGGCGTTGAATATAGGTTTGATAAGCAATTAACTTTAAGTTTATCAGGTGCTTATCAGCATTATGCTGATATAGAAATAAATAATGTTGATAATTTATTATTGTATTCTAGTGGTAAATTTTCTCGCCAATCAAATCAAATTATAAATTTAGGTATAAATTACGAATTTTAA
- a CDS encoding long-chain-fatty-acid--CoA ligase: protein MQNYYEYLQEYSKLNRTAIFDANGKISFKELKLLVDKMIAFLQHNGVKSGDNVAFIMSNCKEFMILYFAITSMRAVAVPINTMLKKDEYSYIIKDCNAKLLIISDGIPEAIALKDTYSDILIMHSFDMEVKDGYLSSYLKFAPVYNYESKACINDNVHIIYTSGTTGLPKGVLLSYKNILSNINSIRRDFNVNSKDRAIAYLPMFHSFTLTAVCLLLLLSGCSLVIERSVLPFSNVIKQILFKRVTILFSVPVILNALMKAKLPWYFMWFHKIRIIVSGSSALSETTLRYYKDKFKRTSVLEGYGLSECSPVVSVNRIDKQKVNSVGLPLYGYQVKIVDDDLKEVAAGETGELIVKGDCVMQGYYNKPELTSESIEGDWLKTGDIARVDDDGFIYIVDRKKDIIISKGINIYPREIEDVILTLEEVETCAVIGAKDEELDESVVAYVCLKEGKKLLAKDIQKHVRSCLANYKVPKTIYFRDELPKNAAGKVLKKELKKELNVGKN, encoded by the coding sequence GTGCAAAATTATTATGAATATTTACAAGAATACTCCAAGCTAAATCGTACAGCTATTTTTGATGCTAATGGTAAGATTTCTTTTAAGGAGTTAAAACTTTTAGTTGATAAAATGATAGCTTTTTTACAACATAATGGTGTTAAGAGTGGGGATAATGTAGCTTTTATTATGAGTAATTGTAAAGAATTTATGATTTTATATTTTGCTATTACTTCTATGCGTGCAGTTGCAGTTCCAATAAATACAATGCTTAAAAAAGATGAGTATAGTTATATTATAAAAGATTGTAATGCAAAGTTGTTGATTATAAGCGATGGAATACCTGAAGCCATCGCTTTAAAAGATACTTATAGTGATATTTTAATAATGCATTCTTTTGATATGGAAGTTAAAGATGGTTATTTATCAAGTTATTTAAAATTTGCTCCAGTATATAACTACGAAAGCAAAGCTTGTATTAATGATAATGTTCATATAATTTATACATCAGGCACTACTGGGCTTCCTAAAGGTGTATTATTGAGCTATAAAAATATTTTATCAAATATAAATTCTATAAGGCGTGATTTTAATGTAAATAGTAAAGATAGAGCTATTGCATATTTACCTATGTTTCATAGTTTTACTCTAACCGCTGTATGTTTATTATTATTATTAAGTGGCTGTTCTTTAGTAATTGAGCGTTCAGTTTTACCGTTTTCAAATGTTATAAAGCAAATTTTATTTAAAAGAGTAACGATATTATTTTCAGTACCAGTAATATTAAATGCATTAATGAAAGCAAAGTTACCTTGGTATTTTATGTGGTTTCATAAAATTAGAATTATAGTATCAGGCTCTAGTGCTTTAAGTGAAACTACACTTAGATATTATAAAGATAAATTTAAAAGAACTAGTGTATTAGAAGGTTATGGACTTAGTGAATGTTCTCCTGTTGTTTCAGTTAATCGTATAGATAAGCAAAAAGTTAATTCAGTAGGATTACCTTTATATGGCTATCAGGTTAAAATAGTTGATGATGATTTAAAAGAAGTAGCTGCTGGAGAAACTGGTGAGCTTATAGTAAAAGGTGATTGTGTTATGCAAGGATATTATAATAAACCTGAATTAACTAGCGAATCTATAGAAGGCGATTGGCTTAAAACCGGTGATATTGCTAGAGTTGATGATGATGGTTTTATATATATTGTAGATAGAAAAAAAGACATAATCATATCTAAAGGAATTAATATTTATCCTAGAGAAATAGAGGATGTGATATTAACTTTAGAAGAAGTTGAAACTTGTGCTGTTATAGGTGCTAAGGACGAAGAGCTTGACGAGAGTGTTGTAGCGTATGTTTGTTTAAAAGAAGGTAAAAAACTTTTAGCTAAGGATATACAAAAACATGTTAGAAGTTGTCTAGCAAATTATAAAGTTCCTAAAACAATATATTTTAGAGATGAACTGCCGAAAAATGCGGCTGGAAAAGTTTTAAAAAAAGAATTAAAAAAAGAGTTGAATGTTGGAAAAAATTAA